In Parafrankia irregularis, the genomic window ACCAGGATGGGGCCGTAGGTGTTCCGCACCTTTTCGAGCGCGGCGTCGACCTTCGCGCGGTCGGAGACGTCGACAGCGAACGCGGTGGCTTCGCCGCCCTTCTGGCGGGCCTCCTCGGCCACGACCTGGGCGGCCTCCTCGTTGAGGTCGAGTACGGCGGTCGCGAAGCCGTCCTCGGCCAGCCGGAGGCTGATGGCGCGCCCGATGCCCGAGCCACCCCCGGTGACGACTGCCGTGCGTCGTTCGGTCACTGTGCCGAACCTCCCTGTGGTAGCTGGTTGCTACGTCGCTGTGATCCCTCGACGGTGCGAGAGCGAGTGAACCACCAGGCGGTTGACGCGCTCTCGCACCATGCGAACAGCATTACGCGACGGGCTCCTCGCCGGCCAGTGATGCACGGTGCATCAGTCTGGAGGACGTCGGTCCGTAGGGCAGGGCTCGGTGCAGCATCCCGGTGTTGTCCCAGATCACCAGATCGCCCTGGGTCCAGCGGTGCCGGAGGACGAACTGCGGCTGGGTCGCCCAGTCCAGCAGGCGGTCGAGCAGCGTCCGGCCCTCGTCCGCGGGCAGGCCGACGACCTCGCCCGCCGTCGACCCGACCAGCAGCGACTTACGCCCGTTGCGGCGGGTCCACACCACCGGCTGCTCCCGGGTCGGGTTGCGGTCCCAGGCCGCCCGTTCCTCGGGCGAGGGGTCGGGGTTGGCCACGAGCTGGGAGGCGGCGAAGCTGTGCAGGGCACGCACACCCTCCAGCCGCGCCTTCTCCTCGTCGGGCAGCGCCTCGTACGCGGCGTAGGTGTTGGCGAACTCGGTGTCGCCCTCCGTGCTCCCCGAGATCTGGCGTGCCGTGAGCAGGGTGGCCTTGTCCGGCACCTCGCCGGTGGTCCCGTCGATGTGCCAGTAGAACGTGGCCTCGCGGTACGCCGCCAGTTTGCTCTGCGACGCGTCGCGGGTGATCCGCTGGATCTCCTTGAGCCGGTGGCCGCCCATCGGCAGCGGCAGGACATTTCCGAGTAGCCGGCCGAAGGCGACCAGGCTCTCGTCGTCGATGTCGGCCTCCCGGAAGACGACGACGCCGCTCTCCTCCAGGGCCGCGAGGGCGTCCGCGGCGACGCCCTTGTCGACGAGCTGGGTGCCCGTCAGGCCGCTGAACTCCGTCCCCGTGTTCGGGGTGATCTTCTTTGTGGTGACGCCCATGGCGCGGTTCGCCTTCTCAGAGGGCCGGTTCGACGGCGGTGTCGAAGTACGCGGCGCCCGAGTCCGGGATCCGCGGCTGCTTGAAGATGTTGACCGGGTAGGAGGTCATGATCATCGAGTAGAGCAGGTGCAGCAGGCGGGTGTCCTGGTCGGACAGCGCGTGCACGTCGCGGGTGTCGAGATAGGCGATCGCGTCCTCGGCGAGCGGGGCGACCGCGTCGTAGAACGCCTGCAGCTCGTCGATGGTCTTGGACAGCCGCTTCTGGTAACGCTCCTCCCGGGTGGCCAGCGCCCAGTCGGCGACCCAGGGCTCCAGGGCACTGAACCGCTCCGGCAGCGAGACGCTCCCGGCTGCGTTCCCGGATTCGTCCACGGTGGTGGTCATGGCGGCGGGCCCCTCTACTTCTCGCTGCCGGCCTGGTGCGCCGCGACGGCGTCCCGGACGACCTTGTGGAACTGGCGGATCATCAGCTCCATGTCGGACAGGTGGAAGGTCTGCAGCGCCCGGTTGTTGAGTTGCGACCAGGTCGCCTCCACCGTGTTCGTGTCCTGCATCGCGAACTCGACGGTGCTGTCGACGACGAGCTCCTGCGCGAGCCGCTCGGAGGCGGTCTTCGGCTCGGGGAAGTAGATGTCGACCTCGTAGGCGTGGGTACCGACCGTCTCCGGGATGTACTGGTAGGTGATGTAGTAGCCGCGGCCCCAGAGCTGGATCGACAGGTTCGGGAACAGCCAGTACTGGTCGTTGCTCCAGGCGCGGATCCCGCCCGGGTTGCGGTTGTCGGCCAGGTGGCCGAGATCCTCGCGGACGTCGTCCGGGCCGAAGAGACCAGCCCGGAACAGCCGGTAGGCCCAGTTCATGTCGCGGGCGGCGGGGCCGACCGAGCCGTCCTTCTTCTTCAGGACGGGCGGGCCGGGCACCGAGGTCAGCATGTGCGGGGTGAACAGGTCGTAGTGGTAGGAGTCCATCGGCGGGACGAGCTTCTCCGCCTCGGCCACGTTGGTGTTCAGGAACCGGCCGTGGACGTAGGCGGGGTGGTACCACTCCAGCAGCGCGTCGATGCCGATCTTCCAGTTGCCCTTGACCTTGGTCCGGAAGGACCAGTGGTTGGTGAACTTCTCGAACGGCCAGCTCTCCAGCTCGGAGACGAGCTTCTCGCCGAGGAACTCGCGCAGCGGTGGGGCGTCCTGGCTGAAGTTCACGAAGATGAACCCGGCGAAGACCTCGCAGCGCAGCGGCGGCATGGCGAGCTGGTCGTCGGGCAGCGACTCGAAGAACTCGTTGCGCTTGGTGACGTAGGTGCACTTGCCGTCGAGGCCGTAGCGCCAGCCGTGGTACTTGCAGGCGAACTGCCGGGCGGTGCCCTGGGTCTCGTTACCCGGGTGCTCCTGCCAGACGACCTTGTTCCCGCGGTGCGCGCAGATGTTGTGCAGCGCGTACACCTGCCCGTCCGTGTGCCGGGTGATCACGATGGAGCCGAGGCCGACCAGCTCGCGGGTGAAGAACGTGCCGTTGCGGGGCAGCTGCTCCACCCGGCCGACCTTCAGCCAGGTCCGCTTGAAGATCGCCTCCCGCTCGGCCTGGAAGAACTCCTCGGAGATCGAGTCCTCGTAGTCGACCGGACCGGTGTCGAGATCCGGGTAACCCGGCGTGTACTTCCCACGACCGGTCGCCAGCCGTTCCTGGATGGCCATCGGCTTCATCCCCTTTCACGGAATCGATTTCGTGCACTTCGCTGGCTCAGATCACCCCGTCGGCGCGCAGCTGGGTGATCTCCTCCGGGCGCCGTTGCAGCAGTTCGGTGAGTACGGCGTCGGTGTGCGCCCCGAGCTCGGGCCCGAGCCAGCGGATCTCGCCCGGGGTGTCGGAGAGCGCGGGAATGACACCGGGCACGGCGAGTGGTCCGATCCGGGACTCCTCGACGGTGATGGTCTGCCGGTGCCGGTACTGCGGATCGTCGAAGATGTCGGCGATGGAGTAGAGCTGCCCGGCCGGGACCTGGGCCTGCCGGCAGCGGGCCAGCACCTCGTCGCAGGGCAGCGAGCCGACCCATTCGCCCACCAGGGAGTTGACCAGGCCGCGGGCGGCGAGCCGGTTCGCCTTCGGGCCGAGCTGGTCGGCGTCGGCCAGCTCCGGGCGCTCCATGGCCCGGGCCAGCCGGGCGAACATGTCGTCGTTGGAGCAGGCGATCGCGATCCAGCGATCGTCCTTTGTCCGGTAGTGGCTGTGCGGCAGGACGTTCACGGTGTCAGCGCCCATCCGTTGCCGGACGAAGCCGAGCTGCTGGTAGGCCGGCGCGATCTCGTCGAGCGCGCGGAAGACCGACTCGTACAGGGCCAGGTCCACCACCTGGCCCTTCCCGGTGCTCTCCCGTGCCCGCAGCGCCATCAGCACACCGATGACCCCGTACAGCCCGGTCATGTAGTCGGCGAGGGAGGTGGAGCCGGGGGTCACCGGGGGTCCGTCCGGCTCGCCGGCGAGGTAGGCGAGGCCGGAGAAGGCGTGCGCGATCCGGGCGAAGCCGGGAAGGTCCCGGTTCGGCCCGGACTGCCCGTAGGCCGAGACCCGCAGCAGCACCGCCCGTGGGTTCAGCTCGGCGATCTGCTCCGGGCCGAGCCCCCAGCGCTCCATGACGCCGGGCCGGAAGTTCTCGATCACCACGTCCACCGTCGCGATGAGCTCGCGGAGGATCTCGAGGCCGCGCGGGTCGGCGAGGTTGAGGGTGACCGACTGCTTGTTGCGGCTCTCGCTGAGCCAGACCAGGGTGTCGCCGCAGTCCGTGTCGGTGCCGAACCGGCGCAGGTTGTCGCCGGTGCCGGGGCGCTCGACCTTGATGATGTCGGCGCCGAACTCGCCCAGCACCGTCGCGCAGAACGGCCCGGCGAGGTAGGTGCCCAGATCGAGAACTCTGACGCCCTGCAGTGCGTGCATGCTGCTCAGCTCCCGGTGTGCCCGCGGTTGGACAGTGCGCCGATTCCCAGCTCAGCCGGGAGTTCTCGTCCCACGATCCACGGGGCGGCGGCACCTGCCCCTGACCCCTTGACCATGGGCCCGTCCTCTCGGAAGGTGGATGAGAACGACGATCTAGCTGACCGGAAACGACGCTACCACGAGATGTGAGGTCGTCCTATAGTCGGACGCGCATGTTATTCTCCGGCCGTGACGAACGAGCGACCCTTCCGCTTCGCGGTCCAGGCCACGAAGGCGAAGTCGGCGACCGAGTGGCGTGACCTGGCCCGCCGGGTCGAGGACCTCGGGTTCTCCACCCTGTTTCTCGCCGACCACTACCTGGGCCCGGGGCCGGCACAGCGGGAAGCCAGGTGGCCACCGCAGTACCTCGCTCCCATCGCGGCCATGGCCACCGCGGCCGCGGTGACGA contains:
- a CDS encoding TauD/TfdA dioxygenase family protein, which gives rise to MGVTTKKITPNTGTEFSGLTGTQLVDKGVAADALAALEESGVVVFREADIDDESLVAFGRLLGNVLPLPMGGHRLKEIQRITRDASQSKLAAYREATFYWHIDGTTGEVPDKATLLTARQISGSTEGDTEFANTYAAYEALPDEEKARLEGVRALHSFAASQLVANPDPSPEERAAWDRNPTREQPVVWTRRNGRKSLLVGSTAGEVVGLPADEGRTLLDRLLDWATQPQFVLRHRWTQGDLVIWDNTGMLHRALPYGPTSSRLMHRASLAGEEPVA
- a CDS encoding aromatic ring-hydroxylating oxygenase subunit alpha, encoding MAIQERLATGRGKYTPGYPDLDTGPVDYEDSISEEFFQAEREAIFKRTWLKVGRVEQLPRNGTFFTRELVGLGSIVITRHTDGQVYALHNICAHRGNKVVWQEHPGNETQGTARQFACKYHGWRYGLDGKCTYVTKRNEFFESLPDDQLAMPPLRCEVFAGFIFVNFSQDAPPLREFLGEKLVSELESWPFEKFTNHWSFRTKVKGNWKIGIDALLEWYHPAYVHGRFLNTNVAEAEKLVPPMDSYHYDLFTPHMLTSVPGPPVLKKKDGSVGPAARDMNWAYRLFRAGLFGPDDVREDLGHLADNRNPGGIRAWSNDQYWLFPNLSIQLWGRGYYITYQYIPETVGTHAYEVDIYFPEPKTASERLAQELVVDSTVEFAMQDTNTVEATWSQLNNRALQTFHLSDMELMIRQFHKVVRDAVAAHQAGSEK
- a CDS encoding CaiB/BaiF CoA transferase family protein, with product MHALQGVRVLDLGTYLAGPFCATVLGEFGADIIKVERPGTGDNLRRFGTDTDCGDTLVWLSESRNKQSVTLNLADPRGLEILRELIATVDVVIENFRPGVMERWGLGPEQIAELNPRAVLLRVSAYGQSGPNRDLPGFARIAHAFSGLAYLAGEPDGPPVTPGSTSLADYMTGLYGVIGVLMALRARESTGKGQVVDLALYESVFRALDEIAPAYQQLGFVRQRMGADTVNVLPHSHYRTKDDRWIAIACSNDDMFARLARAMERPELADADQLGPKANRLAARGLVNSLVGEWVGSLPCDEVLARCRQAQVPAGQLYSIADIFDDPQYRHRQTITVEESRIGPLAVPGVIPALSDTPGEIRWLGPELGAHTDAVLTELLQRRPEEITQLRADGVI